Below is a window of Entelurus aequoreus isolate RoL-2023_Sb linkage group LG07, RoL_Eaeq_v1.1, whole genome shotgun sequence DNA.
gagttggtgctttttgaaacactcgtagaaaatgtgtttaatgcaaataatatcaagataatagttaaatgggaaataataaacgttaaaattatatcaaacaaacctttaacatagTTATCACTGTAAACTACTCATGCATTCTTTGACTCTGCATTCTTCCAGCCTTTTTGATTGCCTCTCGAGGAACTATGAAGAAATGTTTATTCTTTTTGCGATTTTGAGCGATTCGTACAGCCAAAAGCAACGCAAGCATTGAgcattttttcttcgagaaaggctaaatggcacctagtacccattgagaacagagcgaGCTTCACCACCACGTATATTTAATGACCGGACGTGAAGTCAGTAAAATCTAAGTaatagtgataatgatactttatAATGATTTTAAAgatagaaatacaagtttatttgccgtaatagAGGTGATGGTAGTTATtgcattttttctttttcttgtattGAACAAAGCGAGCACAGTCTACAAAGtctaattccttgtgtgttaaacacacCTGGCTAATAGATCTTATTGTGATTATTTTAGAGGTGCCTCATTAAACTGTATGGCGATACACAGTTAGCTGCTATCTTTTCAGTggagggactaaaaataaatatacggtagtgtcagccagaggggatcgtcAATAAACGGCATTGGTGATCACCTGTCGTTTTCATGAACATCGTCCGTAATTGATGGGTGGCCGACTGATTGGCCCATTTTTAGGTCCTATAGTTTAAGCTATACTCTGCTACAATCTATACTGTAGCGAGACATGTTTGCAAAAATAGTAAAGTTGGATATCATTACGACATCAAATAAAGTAGTCTTCCCGTTTTGATTTTGACTCCCATTCACTGCtaatattaaacattttaaattgtcAGTAGCACTTCAATAAATTTGAGAGTTTATTGTTTAATATGGAGTTAAAAGTACTTTTTGAGAGGTGGTTAACACCACATAGTCAATAGTCCCCACCAGTTAGTGTCAGAGTCCAACCTGCAGGCACATTGCTTTTCTTTATCTTGTATCAACAAAGTAAATGTTGAATAAGCATTCTCTACACTCAATCATTTAACCTTGTTCTTAATCTTTCATTTATTTGGTTTTGTTCTTTTCAGGAGGGAATAGTTGAAAGGTTGTTCAAGTGGGCTCGGGAGGCTGAGCAGCCCCTCAGAATCTATGCCACAGGCTTGTTGGCAGGTGCCATGGAGAACCAGGACATTGCAGCCAACTACAGAGAAGAGAACTCCATTTTGGTCAGTAGGGGATGCTGTTTTCTCCgaatacttttttattcaagaatgaaATGTTCTATTCTAAAAGTACACACAGTAGTGTTACACAATTTGTTTTATGAATATTAATCCCTAGATTGTTCACCCATCATCAATTTCCCTACACCAGTCCATCAGCTTGTTTTAATGCTTGGTTTTAACAGGTTCCATTGATGCTGCATCGCTTACGTGAGCTTCAAGATAAAGATGCAGAGACTAAAAGAGAAATCAAGCGCCCCACCCCCAGAAAAACCCTGAGTGGATCTTTACTTCCTTTGGATGAGGAGACTGTTGACGGAGGCTTTGAGGTGAAGCCTTTCTCAATGGGCCAAAATGGGTCTGAAAGGGAAGGACTCGAGCAAGACGAAGATGGGGAAATGAGCCTCTCTGCCTTAGAGCCTGAAAATGACCTTTCATTCCGTCTCAACTCCCCTCACAAGACCAGCAGCCGTGCCAACTCGGCTGTTAAAACCATGATGAAGCCCATGTCGGCCCCAGGCTCGCTGCTCCACCAAGGTGTGTCTGATGGTAGTAGTTACCTGAAAAGAAAAGCAGACAGAGAGAGTGGCAGGACTGCAAAGCACAAGTTAAATTTCTCTCTACCCGAGCCAGAGAGGAATTTCAGCGAGCTTTCCAACAGCAGTTGGTCTGAGATGAGCCCCTGGGTGATAGGCAACAACTACCACTTATACCCTCTCACCCCAGAGATCGAGCAGAGACTCATTCTGCAGTATCTCACTCCTCTGGGAGAATATCAGGAGGTTAGTTTGTGTTTTATAGCATAGacaatagggctgtgaatttttgggcaccacacgattcgattaaatTCAGAATCAAtgctcgattcaaaacgattctcgattcaaagtcAGTACGTTTTAATTATCATTGGGTgtcagttttatttaaaaaaaaaaaaaaaagtttaaattttttaaaatcgattaagaatcgttataaatgagaatcgcgattaattcaaAAATTCAGTCCAGGTTGTCACTTTTTGCATCGAATACTATTAATAAGGGTTTATTTGAAGTATTgagtcaacttttttttaacgGCCCTGCCATTATTATTAGGTTGGGTTGTGAAGCAAATTgtccatttttgttattgttcctGTTATCAAAATATTTATTTCTCCTGTCTTCAGCTTTTAGCAGTATTCATGCAAATGGGAGCACGTGAGCTCCTCATGCATTACATGGATTTAAAGCTGACCAATGATGTTCAGCTTACATTTGAGGCACTGAAGGTAAATCATCCACCAATGCTTAAACCTCTAAACCTTTTCTCAAATGCTGTTTATGCAAGAACATGCAGacctattttctttttctttctttctttttctctgaCAGTACTTGGCTTCTCTGCTGCTTCACAAGAAGTTTGCTGCCGAGTTTGTGGCGCATAGTGGAGTTCAGAAGCTCCTGGAAATCCCGAGGCCCTCTATGGCTGCTACTGGAGTATCACTGTGCCTCTATTACCTTGCCTATAACCAGGATGCAATGGAAAGGGTAATTAAAATATCTTATGCTagtagttctcaaacttttttcaccaagtaccacctcagaaaaatctTGGCTCTCAAaggaccaccataatgaccaacattaaagtacagaagcgtagtaggcttaagtattctttaaaaacaagcagaggttttattcaagAAGTATAGTTAATAtcgttggccactgtaacatcacacaacacagtttgaacaataacatGCAAGTGGAAGTAGGACCGTATTTGTATTCATTGACCTCTCCTCCCAAGGTGTGCATGCTGCCCCACTCTGTCCTGTCAGATGTGGTTGGGTACACACTGTGGCTGCTGGAATGTTCGCATGCATCCGGCTGCTGCCACGCCACCATGTTCTTCTCGATTTCCTTCTCTTTTCGCGCTGTACTGGAACTCTTTGACAAGCAGGATGGGCTGCGACGCCTCGTCAATCTGGTAGGCTAAACCAGAAGCTCGCCTCATGTGACCCCCACTCTTACCATGCAAATGCATACATCTGTATTGCTGACAGAAAATCTTACATACTAATACGCTgaagtctttttttaaatttttttatagccgatgtttattttttatgtatgataTGACATCTTTCAGATTAGTACATTGGAAATCCTAAACCCAGATGACCAGGGTGCACTGCTAAGCGACGACGAGATTTTCTCCAGCAGGCAGACAGCCAAACACACCTGCATGGCCCTGCGCAGGTACTTTGAGGCTCATCTGGCCATCAAAGTGGAGCAGGTGAAGCAGTCCTTGCAGCGTACAGAGGGAGGTGCTCCTATTCACTCACAGCCCTACTACAAGGTATATAGAGTACAAGCTTCCATAAATTCCACACTATTAGGTGAAATAATCGTGAATGTTTGATGCATTTAAGTCTGAGATGTCTGGTCATCATTTGGCTTTTATCCTCACAGGCAGTCAGTTACAGTCGTGAACAGGTAGTGGAAATGATGGAGTTTCTCATAGAGTATGGCCCCCTACGTTTGTATTGGGAACCAGCTGAAGTCTTCCACAAATTGTCTTGCGTCCAACTCCTTCTGCAACTTATCTCCATAGCCTGTGACTGGAGGACCTACTATGGCAGGTGAGGAGAATGTAGTATGCTCATCTTACTGCGTTTTTTAGTGATCTTTTGCACCTACATTGGCTAAGCTATGTTGTGGTACACTTACGTTTCTTTCAATGCAGGAGTGATACTGTGCGCTATGCCCTTGACATCCTGAGTATCCTCACAGTCGTACCAAAGACTCAGATGTTGTTGTCTGAGACTGTTGCTGTTGTCGATGAAGGCGGTGCCACTGTTTCAAGCGCTGGTATGTACAGACCTAATAGTTAAATTATTTCTGAGCAGTTATCAACGTAATCTTTAAATAGAAAatcaatactgtacattattacatgTTTAAACATACCAGCCTCTGCCCGGCTGCACTTAACAATTATTTTGACAGTCGAGTAGTCGgcgaatattttttcaattagtcTTCTAGTCAATTGATTATTGCTTATGATCTGCTGTATACGTTTGAGTTTTTGTCTTGCAGGTATGAACATTGTTCTTGCTGTGGCAGAGGGAGAAGTATTTGTAAACGATGCTGAGATCCAAAAGTCTGCTCTGCAGGTTGTCATTAACTGTGTCTGTGCACCTGACAAACGCATGTCCAGCATTGGCAAGTTTATTTCGGGCACGCCCCGTCGTCGCCTCCCTCAATTAACCAAATCCAGCGAAAATGTGCTCACTAAGATGTGGAATGTGGTGCAGTCCAACAATGGCATTAaggtatttcatccatccatccatttcatgTTACAGAAATCATTGTGCTATTTATTTTTTCAAGGGTTATCAAAAAGGAAGTGACAATGTCTCGCAAACCTTAGCTAAAGTGCACCAGCAGCAAACTGGTTGCAAAGCAGTGTTAAATGGATCTTCTCTATATACAGTACTAGTAAACAATCCTATCATAAATTGTCTTTACAAACCGATAAAACATGTGGTAAGGTTGTAACCTACAATATATCCAACAATGTATCTATATCTATACTTTCTAATTAATTCCTATGGTCATGTGTATTATTACAATTTCTAAACACTTCAAAATATCTTACTGATATGTGTTTAatgcaaataatatcaagatgatATATTATTAATTGTACTTCATTAGAAatcaagtaccagtagagtggaaaaacaagttgcctctttattgaagctattatcatataccgGTATATCTGTTTTATGACACCAAAATACTTCCAAAGTTTtgggaataaatagatatgatcaaaatagtatcaatctcacggaaatTCCCaaaccattttgagagataataagGAAGCCAATCACGTGATCGCGTGATGTCGCGCTaggaaccaaagatcccttcccTATCAATAACAATGCCAATCAAGCAgattttatgagagccaacaactattacttttggaaaaaatatgattaagGACCTTATacttttgagcccgaacacaaagaggatgagtaatAAGTTTTAGAGGCCCAGTGATGGATGCAGTTTCATTGTGACACTAGCATctgcattgctaggtgctaaacatacaaactaacaataacaaACCAGAATTAAACAAGCACGTCTATATTATTTCCACTCTTGCTGGGATGgtgaccgacgggacgctcacataattccgtttcgATAAAGATTCAATTGCAATTCTCATtatgggttaaaaaaaagttccttCAGGAGGCGTCTTGTGGGGTCTATTTCGCCGTCTCGGGGGATGTAaaaagtcgaccagcctgtcagaccatggccacatttTTCTACTACATGGTGAGCACTGCATGAATTATATTCTAAAATTCGGAATTCTGGCAAGTTTGAGActaagcagaagcagccgtctgCTCGGTGTGTCAAAAATAGCAGCGTAAGATAGCATTAGCATACTGCTATCAATgcaacaatatcactcatatttggttaattttcagatcacgacatgtaaatggaatattgttggcagtttcgggatgtttttagagagagtataatgagcgcaacagaggACTCTTGATCTGTTGAATCAATTGTtggctatttatttacaatttcgaatgcattaaaaaagccaagcatatgtgttcttgtcttacttaaggattgtgaatgataaacaccacATCGCTTTCcaattttgcatatttccagtatgactgatctgataacattgTCAGAGTGCAAAAGCGTACTGTGATGTCAATCTCGGaaaatagccgaaggtattcacagcgcaatattcaaaatggctgactgaatttgtggcattttgtgatgtttaaactgtgttttcacatactttgcggattgtaaatacaaaaggatatggtttaatgcaggggtccccaaactttttgactcgggagccGCATTGGGTTTAAAAAAGGTTCcccctaattgactgaaagagcgcgtaCTTGCCGCACGCTCACCCGACACTgagcgagcgcgatgatgtcacgctatcaataggaaaatgcatttttagacaatatgattggctaggagacactgagtaacaagtggtagcaaatggattagaaaggacagctttaaaaaataataatattaataacaataaaaaaattcaaacaactattttttataaaaacattttttaacttgggacttcctgtgggcaggattttggacgctggcgggctgtaTTCGGCccacgggccatagtttggggactgATGGTTTAATGGATGCAATGAAACACAAGTAGGCATATAAAGTGaacttgttttttccactctactggtccttttaaaaaaacacattttttaccaaAGTTGAGATACCAAGCAATTTTACCCAAACACAAACTGCCACACAAAGACTCTCCTGTGCTCAGCACAAAAAACATCTGCACACAAACTACGTACCCCAATGTATGCAGGATATATGTACTCGGCAAACAAAAAGTCATGTTTTCTCTTTTGTTGTGGCATTGTTCAAGGGGTATTATTAGTACATGTATTTTTGAAGGAAGATGTAGAGAGACATTTAATAATATGGAGGACACATTTTGACAACCATATTTACATACAGGAGACAACAGACCTCTTTTCATTGTAATGAActtcaacacaacacaaccatcaaaatatatgtctttgtaAACCCGCCTTAGGGTTTGTGacccattttttaaataaaatgtttaatttgtCCTGCAGGTCCTGCTGTCCCTGTTGACAGTAAAGATGCCCATTACAGATGCAGATCAGATCCGAGCTCTGGCCTGTAAGGCTCTGGTGGGTTTGTCTCGGTCCACTTCTGTCAGACAGATCATCAGTAAGCTGCCTTTGTTTAGTAGTGGACACATCCAGCAGCTTATGAAGGAGCCTGTGCTCCAGGATAAACGCAGTGAGCATGTCAAGTTCTGCAAGTTTGCAGCTGAACTCATAGAAAGAATCTCAGGAAAACCCTTGCTGATCGGTACTGATGTATCCTTGGCATGGCTACAGAGAGCAAGTGTTGTCGCTCAGTCAAGGATCACCTTTCCTGAGAAAGAGCTGCTTCTGCTTATTAGGAACCACCTTGTAGTCAAAGGCCTTCATGACACAGCCACAGCCCTCACCAAGGAGGCAGATCTACCAATGACATGTCTGTCACATTCATCTCTCTCTGCTTCTACTTTTGTTCCTGTCACTCCCCCTCCTCCTACTGCTGCTATTGGCACTCTACCACGCACCCCGCGGCTGGCCAATGGTGTTGGGTCAAGACTGGGCAGTCATCCATCTCATTTAGCCACTCCAGCACCCAGCCATTTACAAGCTCGCCCCTCTACATCACAACCTGCTGGGCTCTCTACTACTTTCCCATTGACGCCTGTGCCCCATTGTAACAATGGCTCTCCTCTGATCGGCCGAATTGTTTTCTCCCGTGAGAGGCACACAGGGTGCAGCGTGATGAGCTGCAAGAAACCCCGAGTGTTGAGGCAGAAGTCAGACCATGGCGCCTTTAGCCAGACACCAGCGATGAAGAAGCAGTTTGACAGACACATGCCCTCCCCCCCTGCATTAGACAGTATCATCACTGAGTACTTGCGGGAACAACATGCTCGCTGTAAGAACCCAGTTGCAACCTGCCCACCTTTCTCTCTCTTCACCCAACATCAGTGCCCTGAGCCCAAACAGAGGTGTCAAGCACCTATTAATTTCACCTCCCGTCACACGAGAAGGGTCATATACCCTAAATATGGTGGCGTCGATGGAGGATGCTTTGACAGACACCTCATCTTCAGCAGGTTTGCACACATAGCCGCCTCTCAGGTTTTTTTTGTATGGTGGATCTGGAAAATAGAGATCCATCGAGATAAAGCCTTGTCATTTCTTAAAACTCTGTTCTGTGTATTTCTCAGGTTTCGGCCAATCTCTGTATTCAGAGAAGCTGATGAAGATGAAAGTGGATTCATGTGTTGTGCTTTCTCAGCTCGTGAGCGGTTTCTAATGCTCGGGACCTGCACAGGCCAACTAAAACTCTACAATGTGTTCACAGGCCAGGAGGAGGCCAGCTACAGCTGTCACAGTTCAGCCATAACTCACATGGAGCCCTCACGAGTAAGCGCCCAAAGCTGTCACTATGTACAACCATGTTTAGGGTACATTGAGGGGTGAATACTCACTCAAGTATTGTCCTTTTAGGATGGTTCCCTGCTTTTAACATCAGCCTCATGGAGCTACCCAATGTCTGCACTGTGGGGGATGAAGTCAGTGTTCATCATGAAGTAAGTTATTCACAGTGCatcaggaaagtattcacagcgcttaattttttcaacatattatgttacagccttattccaaaattgaaatacatttatttttgtcctaaaaaattctacacaaaataccctATAATTACaatgtgaaaatatatatatatatttttttagagcttttagaaaatgtattaaaaatttaaaaaacaataaatcacACAAGTGTTCACAGTCTTTGCTCAGTATTTTGTTGATGCACAACTGGTagcaattacagcttcaagtacttctgaatatgatgccacaagctcggcacacctatctttgggcagttttgcccattcgtcTGTGAAGCATTATTAAGCTACAGTCGGTACAAAAAGTATTCAGACTCCTTTAAATTTTTCActctgtttcattgcagccattttctaaaatcaaaaaagttcattttatttctaattatttgtacactcagcaccccaccttgacagaaaaaaacagaaatgtagaaatgtttgcaactttattaaaaataaaaaaacctaaaaatcagATCTATGACATTAAGTATTCAGAACTTTTGCTCTATAACTTGTTGATGaatctttggcagcaattacagcctcaaatatttttgaatacgatgccacaagcttggcacacctatctttggtcaGTTtctcccattcctctttgcagcacctctcaagcgccatcagattggatgggaagcgttggtttagTTCTTGCCGCTAAAAACTATcctcacagcatgatgctgcaacCACCATGCTTCATTGTAGGGATGGTTTTGGCCTGGTGAcgagtggtgcctggtttccttcTTCTTTGTTTTATCAGatcagataattttgtttcttaTGGCCTGagatagggctgcacgattaatcgacattgaggttttaattagtgtggTACATAACTGCAAAAGGCTGAGCTGTTTTTTTCTCCGCTGTCACGGGTACTTGAGTGACAGCCATTTCTGCCAATCAGAATTGTAAGGCCTCGTATTTCTTCGTTTCTCACTTCAAACAGGAAGAAAAACATATTACTTTGTGCaacgctctcagcacctgagagcATCTATTTAATAGTGAAATTAACTGAACTGAGTgacccctcttttcagtcattaacaatctttgtctcggcggAGACTGGAGCGGGGTAACACACAGTACAGAGAGCTTCGTGACTCGCCAGTGAGAAGTGCCGCTAAGCATCACAAATTAAGAGGAAAAATATAAGACATTAAAGCCAAATGTCCTGTTAAGGGAATATGTCAGCTTCAAATCGGATAAGCAATATTAGCCCATCTACATGGACAAACGAGCAAAAATGCCGTCATGTTCACGTGataacaataaacaaaaagacaacgccCAACCTCATTTTTCCAACTAGAAaacaaatgcactttaagatgtccAAACCTACTcattggcctagtggttagagtgtccgccctgagatcggtaggttgagagttcaaaccccggccgagtcataccacagactataaaaatgggacctattacctccttgcttggcactcagcatcaagggttggaattgggggttaaatcaccaagaatgattcccgagcgcggcgccgctgcagcccacttctcccctcacctcccagggggtgaacaagaggatgggtcacatgcagaggacacatttcaccacacctagtgtgtgtgtgacaatcattggtactttaactttaacttaatatctaTTTAGGTTACATTAGCTAAGTGCTTagggtcgttgtcctgctgaaagataaACCGTCGCCCCAGTGTGAGTTCAAAGGCGCTCTGGAGCTAGATgtatctgtacattgctgcattcatctttccctctattctGACTAGTCTCCCTGTTCCTGCCATTGAAAAACatacccacagcatgatgctgccatcaccatgcttcactgtacggATTGTACTGGCctgtgatgagcggtgcctggtttccccAAAACAGCATTTATGCCAAACAGTTTAATCTCTCCCTCACCAGAccagatattttttttcccctggtctgagagtctttcaagtgcattttggcaaactccaGGCAGGCTGCCATGTGCTCTTTTTCTTAACCaaggaatggcttccgtctggccattcCACCCTATAGGCCTAATTGGTGGAttactgcagagatggttgtccttctggaaggttcgcCTCTCTTAACAGTGGAATGCTGTAACTCTGACAGATTGACCATCAGGTTTTTGGTCCCCTTCATGACTAGGGTCCTTCCCCCCCTGATCGCTCAGTTTAGGTGGCCGACAAGCTTTAGGAAGAATCCTGGTTACCaatgatggaggccactgtgctcattagGACTTTCAAGGCAGCAGATGTTTTTCTGTGCCCTTTCCCAAATTTGTGCCTTGAGGCAATCCTGTCtctgaggtctacagacaattcctttTGACTTCATGCTTGCTTTGTGCtatgccatgcactgtcaagtgtggtaCCTTTtaatatatagacaggtgtgtctTTCCAAACTGTCCAATCAACTGAATtcaccacaggtggactccaattaagctacaggaacatctcaaggataattacagtatttttcggactataagtcgcagttttttcatagtttggcctggggtgcgacttatactcaggagcgacttatgtgtgaaattattaacacattaccgtaaaatatcaaataatattatttagctcattcacgtaagagactagatgtataagatttaatcggatttagcgattaggagtgacagattgtttggtaaacgtatagcatgttctgtatgttatagttatttgaataactcttaccataatatgttacgttaacataccaggcacgttctcagttagttatttatgcgtcatataacatacacttattcagcctgttgttcactattctttatctattttaaattacctttcaaatgtctattcttggtgttgggttttatcaaataaatttcccccaaaaatgcgacttatactacagtgcgacttatatatgtttttttccttctttattatgcattttcggccggtgcgacgtatactccggagcgacttatagtccgaaaaatacggtagttaaaacAAGATGCACCTGAaatcacttttgagcttcatggcaaaaactgtgtgatttttaatttttaatacattttgaaaaagttCTAAAACGTTTTCAcactgtcattatgaggtattgtgtgtagaattctgAGGACTTTTTTTATTCCATttcggaataaggctgtaacataacaaaatgtggaaaacgtGAAGTGCTGTGAAAACTTTCCGGATGCAATATATACTGGTGTTAAAAGTTTAACTACCCAAAAAACAAAGTTCTGTTTTGATTGGTGCTGTCAAATCTGTGTTCACtttgtaaataattttttatACCAGAGTTCTTTTTTATAGATATACTGTACCTACTATAATGACTCTTATCATTTAAATTATATTGACACACATGCAAGCATATTTGCATGATACAGTGTCTGGGGATTGCTATTATGGGGTGTGAGTTATTAGTCTTTCTTAGGGAAGTTTGTCTCAGTAG
It encodes the following:
- the LOC133653883 gene encoding DDB1- and CUL4-associated factor 1-like encodes the protein MASASASMDAIIGRVIMASASASVDAKAELTTLLEQWEKEQQGSTQELVNILTKISELVEKETEEYHKADPDPFDDRHPGRADPECVLGHLLKILFKNDDFMNTLVNSYVMASREFPLNAAACRLLQNIMPGLETAVVFQEKEGIVERLFKWAREAEQPLRIYATGLLAGAMENQDIAANYREENSILVPLMLHRLRELQDKDAETKREIKRPTPRKTLSGSLLPLDEETVDGGFEVKPFSMGQNGSEREGLEQDEDGEMSLSALEPENDLSFRLNSPHKTSSRANSAVKTMMKPMSAPGSLLHQGVSDGSSYLKRKADRESGRTAKHKLNFSLPEPERNFSELSNSSWSEMSPWVIGNNYHLYPLTPEIEQRLILQYLTPLGEYQELLAVFMQMGARELLMHYMDLKLTNDVQLTFEALKYLASLLLHKKFAAEFVAHSGVQKLLEIPRPSMAATGVSLCLYYLAYNQDAMERVCMLPHSVLSDVVGYTLWLLECSHASGCCHATMFFSISFSFRAVLELFDKQDGLRRLVNLISTLEILNPDDQGALLSDDEIFSSRQTAKHTCMALRRYFEAHLAIKVEQVKQSLQRTEGGAPIHSQPYYKAVSYSREQVVEMMEFLIEYGPLRLYWEPAEVFHKLSCVQLLLQLISIACDWRTYYGRSDTVRYALDILSILTVVPKTQMLLSETVAVVDEGGATVSSAGMNIVLAVAEGEVFVNDAEIQKSALQVVINCVCAPDKRMSSIGKFISGTPRRRLPQLTKSSENVLTKMWNVVQSNNGIKVLLSLLTVKMPITDADQIRALACKALVGLSRSTSVRQIISKLPLFSSGHIQQLMKEPVLQDKRSEHVKFCKFAAELIERISGKPLLIGTDVSLAWLQRASVVAQSRITFPEKELLLLIRNHLVVKGLHDTATALTKEADLPMTCLSHSSLSASTFVPVTPPPPTAAIGTLPRTPRLANGVGSRLGSHPSHLATPAPSHLQARPSTSQPAGLSTTFPLTPVPHCNNGSPLIGRIVFSRERHTGCSVMSCKKPRVLRQKSDHGAFSQTPAMKKQFDRHMPSPPALDSIITEYLREQHARCKNPVATCPPFSLFTQHQCPEPKQRCQAPINFTSRHTRRVIYPKYGGVDGGCFDRHLIFSRFRPISVFREADEDESGFMCCAFSARERFLMLGTCTGQLKLYNVFTGQEEASYSCHSSAITHMEPSRDGSLLLTSASWSYPMSALWGMKSVFIMKHSFLGDHYVEFSKLSQDRVIGTKEHVAHIYDIQTGQVTLTLNNPDLANNYKRNCATFNPTDDLVLNDGVLWDVRSAQAIHKFDKFNMNISGVFHPNGLEVIINTEIWDLRTFHLLHTVPALDQCRTVFNNNGTVIYGAMLQADDEDDMMEMQMKSPFGSSFRTFNATDYKPIATIDVKKNIFDLCTDSKDCYLAVIENQDSINTDTVCRLYEVGRQRLAEEEEEDEEDQEDDDQEDDDDDEDDSDDDIDTDPLIAELENENGGDDDDDDDDANVEFSPSDEEVARLLEDDLDVGDDDDDDDDDNDDDSDNDDAELDGENDSSDNSDLEDDIILSLNE